The stretch of DNA CGGCTGGCTCCTCCCCCTAGTCTGGGTTCTATTTGGCAATGTGTTCATGGGAGCCGTTCACGACTACCTCTCCCTAATGGCGAGCGTGAGGTACGGCGGCATCTCTATCGTTAGCGTTGGCGAGAACCTAATGGGGAGGAAGGCGAGGTATCTCTTCCTGATATACGTATTGTTCACTCTGATTCTCGTATATGCCGCCTTCGCGAGCATAGCGGCATCTCTGTTCGCTAGAGACCCCAGGGTTGCAACACTATCCATACTATTCATGCCGCTGGCTCTGCTGCTTGGCATAATGATGTACAGGATGGGCCTTGGGATGGGGCCCTCAACAGTTATAACGGTTGTTCTAGTGATCGCCGCCTTCGTTTACTCTTACAACCACGGTATAGTCATAGGCACCTTCGACCCGAGCCTCCCACCGGGAGAAGGAGGCTGGGTAGCCTATCACAGGTGGGTCATAATACTAGGGCTCTACGCGCTCCTAGCTGCAAGCCTGCCTGTCTGGTATCTCCTACAGCCTAGGGACTATCTAAACGCCTACATACTATGGACGGGTCTGGGCCTAGCCGCTATAGCCGCCATACTGCTTGGAACACAGAGCCTCAAGGGCCCAGCCTACACTTCCTTCCAGCCAAACATAATCGCAGGACAGCCCACACCCTTCTGGCCAGCCATACCGCTCATAATAGCCTGTGGCTCCCTTAGCGGGTTCCACAGCCTAGTAGCCTCGGGCACCACTAGTAAGCAGCTTGCAAGCGAGCTAGATGCCCTCTTCGTCGGCTACGGTGCAATGCTGCTCGAGGGAGCCCTCTCGGGCCTGGCAGTGATAATACCTATATCATTCGCGTGGAACGCCCCCGAGCTAATACAGAAGGGTGTTATCGAGAACAACATGCTGGATCTCGCCGCGGTTCCAAGGTATGCTGTGGGATACGGCTACACGCTGGCGAAGACGTTTGAGATGTTTGGCGTAGGCTTCGACACGGGATACAGCTTCTTCACCCTCTTCGCAAGCCTCATGCTATCGATGTATGTGCTCACGACTCTCGACACGGGGACGAGGCTCGCCAGGTTTGCCTGGCAAGAACTCTTCGACTGGCTCGCCAACGTCGACAAGAACCTATACTCGATAGTCACCAACAAGTGGGTCTCCAGCCTGGCAGTGGTTATAATAGGCAGCGCCCTGGCGTACCCTGTCCTCGAGATAGGTGCTGGCTACAAGGCGGCTTACAACGTGGTGTGGCCGGCTTTCGCCGGGGCCAACCAGATGTTGGCAGCAATAGCCTTGCTGACGAGCGCCCTCTGGGTATACGGTGTGCTGAACGTTAGAGGAGGGACGGGGCTGCTGATACTGCTGCCCTCCCTCT from Aeropyrum pernix K1 encodes:
- a CDS encoding carbon starvation CstA family protein, producing MPILLLVAVILAIYAVAYLFYGRNILQEKVVRASPERETPAIAKFDGVDYVPAHRFVLFGHHFASIAGAGPIVGPAIAMAYGWLLPLVWVLFGNVFMGAVHDYLSLMASVRYGGISIVSVGENLMGRKARYLFLIYVLFTLILVYAAFASIAASLFARDPRVATLSILFMPLALLLGIMMYRMGLGMGPSTVITVVLVIAAFVYSYNHGIVIGTFDPSLPPGEGGWVAYHRWVIILGLYALLAASLPVWYLLQPRDYLNAYILWTGLGLAAIAAILLGTQSLKGPAYTSFQPNIIAGQPTPFWPAIPLIIACGSLSGFHSLVASGTTSKQLASELDALFVGYGAMLLEGALSGLAVIIPISFAWNAPELIQKGVIENNMLDLAAVPRYAVGYGYTLAKTFEMFGVGFDTGYSFFTLFASLMLSMYVLTTLDTGTRLARFAWQELFDWLANVDKNLYSIVTNKWVSSLAVVIIGSALAYPVLEIGAGYKAAYNVVWPAFAGANQMLAAIALLTSALWVYGVLNVRGGTGLLILLPSLFLWVTVTAGLTWWLMVILPVLPAIQQFGAGSMILFTLLLSLLLFALFIINFNKLSKQAGASQQAQA